The following coding sequences are from one Rhineura floridana isolate rRhiFlo1 chromosome 2, rRhiFlo1.hap2, whole genome shotgun sequence window:
- the PJVK gene encoding pejvakin isoform X3, which translates to MNSAGVNIAGSDSLAVKASFGIVTKHEVEVPTLLRELTSRKMNFEHCLVRQSRESKRTVLCVVMESIRTTRQCSLSVHAGMRGDTMRFHIIDDYNYKGRDKAIVFPAHTTIAFSVFELYIRLDGNFELCVTPDSKGGFEKEPSRSFSLTKLRNLFYRNKRVMDIIAHPDNYLDNIFADYYEKAASMTDVSASYFQEGAHIRVNLLNNNIPKGPCSLCGMGSSRRETVYGCLECSFNGQKFVRLHAVPCFDLWHKRVK; encoded by the exons ATGAACTCGGCTGGGGTCAATATCGCTGGATCAGATTCTCTTGCAGTGAAGGCTTCATTCGGCATTGTAACTAAACATGAGGTTGAGGTACCAACATTACTCAGAGAACTTACTAGTAG AAAAATGAATTTTGAGCACTGCCTTGTTCGTCAGTCACGAGAAAGTAAGAGGACAGTTCTCTGTGTGGTCATGGAGAGTATTCGAACCACACGACAGTGTTCCCTATCTGTGCATGCTGGTATGAGAGGTGACACAATGAGG tttcATATTATTGACGACTATAATTACAAAGGACGTGACAAAGCTATTGTCTTTCCTGCTCATACAACTATTGCATTTAGTGTGTTTGAACTTTATATTCGCTTGGATGGCAATTTTG AGCTTTGTGTCACTCCAGATTCAAAAGGGGGATTTGAAAAAGAGCCATCAAGATCGTTTTCACTAACTAAATTAAGGAATCTGTTTTATCGAA ATAAAAGGGTAATGGATATCATTGCTCACCCAGATAATTATTTAGACAACATTTTCGCAGACTACTATGAAAAAGCTGCAAGCATGACTGACGTCTCCGCAAGCTACTTCCAAGAAGGGGCTCATATACGAGTGAATTTACTTAATAACAATATCCCCAAAGGTCCTTGTTCCCTGTGTGGAATGGGGAGTTCCAGAAGAGAAACAGTCTATGGTTGTCTTGAGTGCTCCTTTAATGGACAAAAGTTTGTACGACTACATGCTGTGCCTTGTTTTGACCTCTGGCACAAGAGAGTGAAGTAA
- the PJVK gene encoding pejvakin isoform X1 produces the protein MFAAATKSFVKQVGDGGRLVPVRSLSEADKYQPLSLVIKKKSCFLSKRSKFVATPFSLKDILQGEKEISAGISSYQLLNYEDKSDVSLNGRRGNQIMNSAGVNIAGSDSLAVKASFGIVTKHEVEVPTLLRELTSRKMNFEHCLVRQSRESKRTVLCVVMESIRTTRQCSLSVHAGMRGDTMRFHIIDDYNYKGRDKAIVFPAHTTIAFSVFELYIRLDGNFELCVTPDSKGGFEKEPSRSFSLTKLRNLFYRNKRVMDIIAHPDNYLDNIFADYYEKAASMTDVSASYFQEGAHIRVNLLNNNIPKGPCSLCGMGSSRRETVYGCLECSFNGQKFVRLHAVPCFDLWHKRVK, from the exons ATGTTTGCTGCTGCTACCAAAAGTTTTGTTAAGCAGGTTGGAGATGGAGGCCGTTTAGTACCTGTTCGTAGCCTTAGTGAAGCTGATAAGTATCAACCCCTCAGTCTTGTTATCAAGAAGAAAAGCTGTTTTCTTTCAAAAAGATCCAAATTTGTTGCAACACCATTCAGCCTAAAAGACATTCTTCAAGGAGAGAAAGAAATTTCAGCTg GCATTTCATCCTACCAGCTCCTGAATTATGAAGACAAATCTGATGTGTCCCTCAATGGGAGACGAGGAAATCAAATCATGAACTCGGCTGGGGTCAATATCGCTGGATCAGATTCTCTTGCAGTGAAGGCTTCATTCGGCATTGTAACTAAACATGAGGTTGAGGTACCAACATTACTCAGAGAACTTACTAGTAG AAAAATGAATTTTGAGCACTGCCTTGTTCGTCAGTCACGAGAAAGTAAGAGGACAGTTCTCTGTGTGGTCATGGAGAGTATTCGAACCACACGACAGTGTTCCCTATCTGTGCATGCTGGTATGAGAGGTGACACAATGAGG tttcATATTATTGACGACTATAATTACAAAGGACGTGACAAAGCTATTGTCTTTCCTGCTCATACAACTATTGCATTTAGTGTGTTTGAACTTTATATTCGCTTGGATGGCAATTTTG AGCTTTGTGTCACTCCAGATTCAAAAGGGGGATTTGAAAAAGAGCCATCAAGATCGTTTTCACTAACTAAATTAAGGAATCTGTTTTATCGAA ATAAAAGGGTAATGGATATCATTGCTCACCCAGATAATTATTTAGACAACATTTTCGCAGACTACTATGAAAAAGCTGCAAGCATGACTGACGTCTCCGCAAGCTACTTCCAAGAAGGGGCTCATATACGAGTGAATTTACTTAATAACAATATCCCCAAAGGTCCTTGTTCCCTGTGTGGAATGGGGAGTTCCAGAAGAGAAACAGTCTATGGTTGTCTTGAGTGCTCCTTTAATGGACAAAAGTTTGTACGACTACATGCTGTGCCTTGTTTTGACCTCTGGCACAAGAGAGTGAAGTAA
- the PJVK gene encoding pejvakin isoform X2 — protein sequence MNFEHCLVRQSRESKRTVLCVVMESIRTTRQCSLSVHAGMRGDTMRFHIIDDYNYKGRDKAIVFPAHTTIAFSVFELYIRLDGNFELCVTPDSKGGFEKEPSRSFSLTKLRNLFYRNKRVMDIIAHPDNYLDNIFADYYEKAASMTDVSASYFQEGAHIRVNLLNNNIPKGPCSLCGMGSSRRETVYGCLECSFNGQKFVRLHAVPCFDLWHKRVK from the exons ATGAATTTTGAGCACTGCCTTGTTCGTCAGTCACGAGAAAGTAAGAGGACAGTTCTCTGTGTGGTCATGGAGAGTATTCGAACCACACGACAGTGTTCCCTATCTGTGCATGCTGGTATGAGAGGTGACACAATGAGG tttcATATTATTGACGACTATAATTACAAAGGACGTGACAAAGCTATTGTCTTTCCTGCTCATACAACTATTGCATTTAGTGTGTTTGAACTTTATATTCGCTTGGATGGCAATTTTG AGCTTTGTGTCACTCCAGATTCAAAAGGGGGATTTGAAAAAGAGCCATCAAGATCGTTTTCACTAACTAAATTAAGGAATCTGTTTTATCGAA ATAAAAGGGTAATGGATATCATTGCTCACCCAGATAATTATTTAGACAACATTTTCGCAGACTACTATGAAAAAGCTGCAAGCATGACTGACGTCTCCGCAAGCTACTTCCAAGAAGGGGCTCATATACGAGTGAATTTACTTAATAACAATATCCCCAAAGGTCCTTGTTCCCTGTGTGGAATGGGGAGTTCCAGAAGAGAAACAGTCTATGGTTGTCTTGAGTGCTCCTTTAATGGACAAAAGTTTGTACGACTACATGCTGTGCCTTGTTTTGACCTCTGGCACAAGAGAGTGAAGTAA